In one window of Candidatus Scalindua sp. DNA:
- a CDS encoding energy-coupling factor ABC transporter permease: protein MKKILLGMSVVCALLLLPHVAHAMHITEGILPLKWSIFWFLFILPFVVIGTLRLKKKKRDLPGFLPLVGLVGAAVFVFSCFPIPVVGLNGMATAHPAGTGMSAILLGPFISVVIAGIALFIQALFLAHGGLTTLGANIFSMGVLGSFSGYFAFRLAQKMGLKLFWCGFLAGVISDICTYLGSSIGLGLLVFKEGETFSVAMMHSAKAMLEIFVVFMATSQGPLCIAEGIVVGFALSYVYKVRPGILYNLRVVKEEGEAIPV from the coding sequence ATGAAAAAAATACTATTAGGCATGTCTGTTGTTTGTGCGCTTTTGCTGTTACCACATGTCGCGCATGCAATGCATATTACTGAAGGAATATTACCTCTAAAATGGTCTATATTCTGGTTTCTTTTTATTTTACCTTTTGTTGTCATTGGTACGCTCAGGCTGAAGAAAAAGAAAAGGGATTTACCGGGCTTCCTGCCTTTAGTAGGATTAGTCGGGGCTGCTGTATTTGTTTTTTCCTGTTTTCCAATTCCGGTGGTAGGCTTGAATGGAATGGCAACCGCACACCCGGCAGGAACAGGAATGAGTGCGATACTGTTAGGGCCGTTCATAAGTGTTGTTATTGCAGGAATTGCTCTTTTCATACAGGCACTTTTTCTTGCACATGGAGGGCTTACGACTCTGGGAGCTAACATCTTTTCGATGGGAGTACTCGGTTCTTTTTCAGGGTATTTTGCGTTCAGGCTGGCTCAGAAAATGGGCCTTAAGCTTTTCTGGTGTGGTTTCTTAGCCGGTGTGATTTCTGACATATGTACTTATCTGGGGTCATCTATAGGATTAGGACTTCTGGTATTCAAAGAGGGAGAGACGTTTTCTGTTGCCATGATGCACAGCGCAAAGGCAATGCTTGAGATCTTTGTTGTGTTCATGGCTACTTCTCAGGGTCCCTTATGTATTGCCGAAGGTATTGTAGTCGGCTTTGCTCTATCCTATGTATATAAAGTTCGCCCAGGTATTTTATATAACCTTAGAGTTGTAAAGGAAGAGGGAGAGGCAATACCTGTTTAG
- the cbiQ gene encoding cobalt ECF transporter T component CbiQ — MEILKHVVMDHFAQRSNWLTNMEVRVKLFYIGTGLILNILSDEITVPLLFFVTSLILLMTIMVPFVTLGLRMMMPFLFGIFILFIMGLHHGETVIFSGTLFGYELSLKKEGLQIGLLLFTKVAGGVMLLLLLSFTTTITNICMAAHWMKIPETLIEVLSFIYRYLFLLIEEMETMMSSQRCRLGYVTWFKRIKSFGNLAGTLIIRSIIRAENAHVAMVSRGYVGGRVLTAQLTPIAGKDYTILLLCGILLAFLSYLEFFW, encoded by the coding sequence ATGGAAATATTAAAGCATGTTGTCATGGACCATTTTGCGCAAAGGAGCAACTGGCTCACCAATATGGAAGTAAGGGTAAAACTATTTTATATTGGTACAGGTTTGATCCTTAATATTTTATCTGATGAAATTACAGTTCCATTACTATTTTTTGTCACATCCTTGATATTGTTAATGACCATAATGGTGCCGTTTGTCACATTAGGTCTCCGAATGATGATGCCCTTTTTATTCGGGATATTCATCCTGTTTATCATGGGATTGCATCATGGTGAGACAGTAATATTTTCCGGAACACTTTTCGGCTATGAACTTTCTTTAAAAAAAGAAGGATTACAGATTGGTCTGTTGTTATTCACAAAGGTGGCAGGGGGGGTAATGCTCCTGCTTTTATTATCCTTTACTACAACAATTACGAATATATGCATGGCTGCCCACTGGATGAAGATACCGGAGACCCTGATTGAAGTATTGTCATTTATATATAGATATCTGTTTTTACTAATTGAAGAAATGGAGACAATGATGTCTTCGCAAAGATGCAGACTGGGCTATGTTACATGGTTTAAGAGAATAAAATCATTTGGAAATCTTGCAGGTACACTGATTATCAGATCAATTATAAGAGCTGAAAATGCCCATGTTGCAATGGTCTCCAGGGGTTATGTTGGCGGGAGGGTGCTGACCGCTCAACTTACTCCAATAGCAGGAAAAGATTATACAATACTTTTATTATGTGGAATCTTACTGGCCTTTTTATCCTATTTGGAGTTTTTCTGGTAA
- a CDS encoding ATP-binding cassette domain-containing protein, with amino-acid sequence MIKIKAEELTHKYPDGTQALNGASLDVREGEFLAILGANGSGKTTLLKHLNGLLKPVSGSVILDNKALSVFKAGEVFRKVGMVFQDPNDQLIAPTVEEDVVFGPTNLGLGYDEIMSRVNTALELVKMKEFAKKAIHALSYGQSKRICIAGILAMCPEIIILDEPTSGLDPDGVKTVMKILNALNKKQGITIILATNSVDLVPVHMDRVAIMDKGIVVQEGTPESVFTDSKKLNGLKLELPQIAQLMEVLRDKEKMPMNLLPLTIGQARQELAHLFSREDNVQHAGSILPA; translated from the coding sequence ATGATTAAAATAAAAGCCGAAGAGTTAACTCATAAATACCCTGATGGTACACAGGCACTGAATGGTGCTAGCCTTGATGTTCGGGAGGGAGAATTTCTTGCAATTCTTGGCGCAAACGGTTCAGGGAAGACAACACTTCTTAAACATCTGAATGGCCTTTTAAAGCCGGTATCAGGTTCTGTAATATTAGATAATAAAGCATTGAGCGTGTTTAAGGCAGGTGAAGTTTTCAGGAAAGTAGGAATGGTTTTTCAAGATCCTAATGACCAGCTCATTGCCCCTACGGTTGAGGAGGATGTTGTCTTTGGACCGACAAATCTGGGTCTTGGCTATGATGAAATTATGAGCAGAGTTAATACTGCACTCGAACTGGTTAAAATGAAAGAGTTTGCCAAGAAGGCAATTCACGCGCTCAGTTATGGTCAGAGCAAACGAATATGTATAGCAGGAATTCTTGCCATGTGTCCGGAAATAATCATTTTAGATGAACCAACTAGTGGACTTGATCCTGATGGTGTAAAAACCGTGATGAAAATACTGAATGCTCTAAATAAAAAACAGGGCATTACCATAATACTTGCCACAAACTCTGTTGACCTTGTGCCTGTTCATATGGACAGGGTTGCTATTATGGATAAAGGTATCGTAGTGCAGGAGGGTACCCCGGAAAGTGTTTTTACAGACTCTAAGAAGCTTAATGGACTTAAGCTGGAGCTGCCGCAGATAGCACAATTAATGGAAGTATTGAGAGACAAGGAAAAGATGCCAATGAATCTACTCCCTCTGACAATTGGCCAAGCTAGACAGGAACTCGCACATCTATTCAGCAGAGAAGATAATGTCCAGCATGCCGGTTCAATCTTACCTGCCTGA
- the cobM gene encoding precorrin-4 C(11)-methyltransferase: MKVYIIGAGPGDPKLITVRGAELIEQCPVVLYTGSLVSKAVIARADKNAKVLNSASMNLDEIMDVFIKAKADNHDVARVHTGDPSIFGSTAEQMRRMQEEGIDYEIIPGVSSFVASAAVLGKELTLPELSQTVIISRCEGRTSVPEKEKLSMLAKHQSTLVLFLSATLIHKVVDELSPHYGKDCPVAVVHRATWPNQLIVRGTLNDIADKIKQTKIKSTAIIIVGRVLTSTDFVDSKLYSPEFTHGFRP, encoded by the coding sequence ATGAAGGTGTATATCATCGGTGCCGGCCCGGGAGATCCAAAACTGATTACCGTACGCGGAGCAGAACTTATTGAACAATGTCCGGTTGTGTTGTATACTGGTTCTTTAGTCTCTAAGGCCGTAATTGCGCGTGCGGATAAGAACGCCAAGGTTTTGAATTCAGCGTCCATGAATTTAGATGAAATCATGGATGTTTTTATAAAGGCAAAGGCTGATAACCATGATGTGGCACGCGTCCACACAGGAGATCCGTCTATATTCGGTTCGACAGCAGAACAAATGCGTCGTATGCAGGAAGAGGGCATTGACTATGAAATTATTCCTGGAGTATCATCATTTGTAGCCAGCGCAGCTGTTTTGGGTAAGGAATTGACTTTGCCCGAATTATCACAAACGGTCATAATCTCGCGATGTGAGGGCCGCACTTCTGTCCCGGAAAAAGAAAAGTTAAGTATGCTGGCCAAACATCAATCCACACTGGTTTTATTCTTAAGTGCTACCCTGATACATAAGGTCGTTGATGAGTTATCACCGCATTATGGGAAAGACTGTCCGGTGGCGGTTGTGCACCGTGCAACATGGCCGAACCAATTGATTGTACGTGGAACGTTAAATGATATTGCTGATAAGATAAAACAGACAAAAATTAAATCAACTGCTATTATTATTGTTGGCCGTGTATTAACATCCACGGATTTTGTCGATTCCAAGCTTTATTCTCCGGAATTCACACACGGATTTAGACCATAG
- the cobJ gene encoding precorrin-3B C(17)-methyltransferase, translating into MMSKNKGQLFIVGIGPGYEDHMTPAALNAIKQSDLVIGYATYIKLVKHLLDDKEVISAGMAEEIDRATNAIELAKQGQSVTLISSGDAGVYGMSGLVFEILKETGWKKGDSPDIHLVPGITSMNACASLVGSPLTHDYCCISLSDLLTPWSVIEKRIKAAAMADFVVGLYNPKSKHRTEQITKAQKIISGYRTPQTPVALVKNAYRKKEHIVITDLEHLLEEEIGMLTTVIIGNSYTFLFENYMVTPRGYTNKYQWDGQIIKGQSKAHSLVVDEVTS; encoded by the coding sequence ATGATGAGCAAAAACAAAGGGCAATTATTTATTGTTGGCATCGGGCCGGGGTATGAGGACCATATGACACCTGCCGCGTTGAATGCTATCAAACAATCTGATCTGGTGATCGGTTATGCGACGTATATCAAGCTGGTCAAACATCTGCTTGATGATAAAGAGGTTATTAGCGCCGGTATGGCTGAAGAAATAGACAGAGCCACAAACGCGATTGAACTGGCTAAACAAGGACAATCTGTCACACTTATCTCTTCCGGGGATGCAGGCGTTTACGGCATGTCGGGGCTCGTATTTGAAATCCTTAAAGAAACAGGGTGGAAGAAGGGAGACTCTCCTGATATCCATTTAGTTCCAGGTATTACTTCTATGAACGCATGTGCGTCACTCGTCGGGTCTCCATTGACACACGATTATTGCTGTATTTCTCTCTCAGATTTATTGACACCCTGGTCAGTGATCGAAAAACGTATCAAGGCGGCAGCTATGGCGGACTTTGTTGTTGGACTTTATAATCCTAAAAGCAAACACCGTACAGAGCAAATCACGAAGGCACAGAAAATTATCAGCGGATACCGTACCCCCCAGACACCAGTCGCCCTTGTCAAGAACGCTTACCGAAAAAAAGAACATATAGTGATTACAGATTTAGAACATTTACTTGAGGAAGAGATCGGCATGTTAACCACCGTAATTATCGGAAATAGTTACACATTTTTATTTGAAAATTATATGGTTACCCCGCGCGGGTATACCAATAAATATCAATGGGATGGTCAGATTATTAAAGGACAATCTAAGGCCCATTCATTGGTTGTTGATGAGGTAACGTCATGA
- a CDS encoding cobalamin biosynthesis protein, translating into MVNKKVKANRKSWAIYVITKHGVEIARKLRDQLDDADIYVTHKFENQLQMDRVYLLSMPMRETIHATFNQYNAHIHIMSIGVVVRMIAPLLRNKKNDPAIICVDDKAQFTIPVLSGHVGRGNEYANKVSNILENTPVITTASDVGQTFPLDILGRELGWILDDTDRNVTRACAAVVNQENVLFVQETGEKNFWPEENGLPWGIEYATSLDGISFEDFSVILIATDRDIKRLFPDIYEHAVIYRPKSLILGMGCDRDTPVEMVERGVSKVLEENHLEFRCIKGFATIDIKADEEAFLQLKEKYAWEFTSYRADELDTVKNIPTPSVTVKKHVGTHGVAEPSAMLSAGTNELIVPKQVYKEDGYKKNVTIAIARIPFPVRASREIQMVV; encoded by the coding sequence ATGGTGAATAAAAAGGTTAAGGCAAACCGTAAATCCTGGGCGATTTATGTAATCACTAAACACGGAGTGGAAATTGCCCGCAAGCTGCGTGACCAACTGGATGATGCCGACATCTATGTGACACATAAGTTTGAGAACCAACTACAGATGGACCGTGTTTACCTTTTAAGTATGCCCATGAGAGAAACAATTCATGCTACATTCAATCAATATAACGCGCATATTCATATCATGAGTATTGGTGTTGTGGTGCGTATGATTGCACCTTTATTAAGAAACAAAAAAAATGATCCAGCGATTATTTGCGTGGATGATAAAGCACAATTTACAATACCTGTTTTGTCCGGCCATGTCGGTCGCGGGAATGAATATGCGAATAAAGTATCAAATATTTTAGAAAATACACCTGTTATTACCACTGCATCCGATGTGGGTCAGACATTCCCGTTGGATATTCTCGGGCGTGAGTTGGGTTGGATATTAGATGACACTGACCGAAATGTGACCAGAGCATGTGCGGCTGTTGTCAACCAGGAGAATGTTTTATTTGTTCAAGAGACGGGGGAGAAGAATTTCTGGCCGGAGGAAAATGGATTACCCTGGGGAATTGAATATGCAACAAGTTTAGATGGTATTTCCTTTGAAGATTTTTCTGTTATCCTGATAGCAACCGATCGGGATATAAAAAGGCTTTTTCCGGATATCTATGAACATGCGGTTATTTACCGACCTAAAAGTTTGATCCTCGGTATGGGATGCGACCGGGACACACCGGTGGAAATGGTCGAACGTGGTGTCAGCAAGGTGTTAGAAGAGAATCATCTGGAGTTTAGATGTATCAAGGGATTTGCAACAATCGATATCAAAGCTGATGAAGAAGCCTTTTTGCAGTTAAAAGAGAAATATGCATGGGAATTTACTTCTTACCGTGCGGATGAATTAGATACTGTTAAAAACATTCCCACGCCGTCAGTTACGGTAAAAAAGCATGTGGGCACACACGGGGTAGCTGAACCAAGTGCGATGTTATCTGCCGGTACCAATGAGTTAATTGTACCAAAGCAAGTTTATAAAGAAGATGGCTACAAAAAAAACGTAACAATCGCAATCGCACGAATACCTTTTCCTGTAAGGGCCTCTCGTGAGATACAGATGGTTGTATAG
- the cobI gene encoding precorrin-2 C(20)-methyltransferase has protein sequence MRHGILYGVGLGPGAADLMTLRALDCLRKVDCIILPRKDEKSTSVSWVIAEETVGSVQGQERLFLSFPMSRDPKITTCAWNIAVKEIKDRIFAGKSVAFISVGDPFIYSSFIYLYEHAQKSWPEIEIKVIPGVSSITAAPIAAGIPVADGQEKIAIIPAAYNKDDLRTIIRMFDTIILMKASPVITEIVEVIESEGLLDRSVYVANATMDKEQIVTDMRTIKGKRGIYFSMVVIAKKNHSGVLFGNGE, from the coding sequence ATGAGGCATGGAATTTTATATGGTGTTGGTCTTGGGCCGGGAGCTGCGGATTTGATGACGTTGAGGGCATTAGATTGTTTAAGAAAAGTAGACTGCATTATTCTTCCACGAAAGGATGAAAAGAGCACATCTGTCTCATGGGTCATCGCCGAGGAAACGGTAGGTTCGGTACAGGGACAGGAAAGGCTATTTCTCAGTTTCCCCATGTCCCGTGATCCGAAGATCACAACTTGCGCATGGAATATAGCTGTCAAAGAAATTAAAGATCGGATTTTTGCTGGAAAAAGTGTTGCCTTTATATCCGTCGGAGATCCATTTATTTATAGCTCGTTTATTTACCTTTATGAACACGCACAAAAATCATGGCCAGAAATTGAGATCAAGGTAATCCCCGGGGTTTCTTCCATTACAGCTGCGCCTATTGCCGCCGGTATCCCTGTTGCTGATGGACAAGAAAAGATAGCCATTATACCAGCGGCTTATAACAAGGATGATTTGCGCACGATCATCCGCATGTTTGACACTATCATATTGATGAAGGCTTCTCCCGTAATTACGGAGATTGTCGAGGTCATCGAATCCGAGGGGCTCCTGGACAGATCTGTTTATGTGGCCAATGCTACCATGGACAAGGAACAGATCGTTACAGATATGCGCACCATAAAGGGCAAACGCGGTATTTATTTTTCCATGGTTGTGATTGCCAAAAAAAATCACAGCGGGGTACTATTTGGGAATGGTGAATAA
- the cbiE gene encoding precorrin-6y C5,15-methyltransferase (decarboxylating) subunit CbiE, translating to MIPLVKKSRPVLKRTKTITVIGMSDDGCLSLTSKAMHAISKGQVLVGGARHLEFFAEFEGLKIPFQGKLSDVIDRLEELSYENNIVVLASGDPMFYGVGGLIVKKFGLDHVDVITHPSSIQIAFSRIGITWNDAMIISLHERSRTGFITKIQTSSKVGILTDPEQSPQVIAKHMITYNETGWQAWVCENLGGVDERIRCFSIEELSRVDDTASLNVLILLRKDEDKSLPPTIANLHEDAFAKRIPHKGLITKREIRTLSIASLGLNRKSIVWDIGTASGSVAIEAAKIAYEGHVYAVDFDSECIEIARENAIKHKVDNIDIAEGLAPGAIMDWPAPDAVFIGGSKGNIREILDVSLEKLTLHGRCVVTAIALETVQETYQYFKDYGWYAEMLVVNIARSVPLAQYHRYEALSPIHIFTVTKVERN from the coding sequence ATGATTCCATTAGTAAAGAAAAGTCGACCGGTTTTGAAGCGTACCAAAACGATCACGGTTATCGGCATGAGTGATGATGGGTGTTTGAGCTTAACATCCAAAGCAATGCATGCGATCAGCAAGGGGCAGGTCCTTGTCGGTGGTGCACGACATCTTGAATTCTTTGCCGAATTTGAAGGTCTGAAAATTCCGTTTCAAGGTAAGCTCTCTGACGTGATAGATCGGTTGGAGGAACTTTCTTATGAAAATAATATTGTCGTCCTGGCATCAGGAGATCCCATGTTTTATGGAGTCGGTGGATTGATTGTTAAAAAGTTTGGATTGGATCACGTTGATGTGATTACGCATCCCAGTTCCATCCAGATAGCCTTTTCCCGCATAGGGATTACGTGGAATGACGCTATGATCATCAGTCTGCATGAACGTTCCAGAACAGGGTTTATAACTAAAATACAGACATCTTCAAAGGTAGGGATCTTAACGGACCCGGAACAGTCGCCTCAAGTGATAGCTAAACACATGATTACCTATAACGAAACCGGCTGGCAAGCTTGGGTTTGCGAGAATTTAGGCGGTGTGGACGAACGGATCCGCTGTTTTTCGATTGAGGAATTATCTCGAGTAGATGATACTGCTTCACTTAACGTTTTAATTCTGCTTCGTAAAGATGAAGACAAGTCACTGCCTCCCACGATTGCTAATTTACACGAAGATGCATTTGCTAAACGAATACCACACAAAGGGCTGATTACCAAACGCGAAATACGTACACTATCCATTGCCTCTCTAGGCTTGAATAGAAAATCTATCGTCTGGGATATCGGAACGGCATCAGGTTCGGTGGCAATTGAGGCTGCCAAAATTGCTTATGAAGGACACGTCTATGCTGTTGATTTTGACTCTGAGTGTATTGAAATTGCCAGGGAGAATGCAATCAAGCATAAAGTAGACAATATTGATATTGCCGAAGGTTTGGCCCCTGGTGCTATCATGGACTGGCCAGCGCCAGATGCTGTTTTTATCGGAGGTAGCAAGGGAAACATAAGAGAAATTCTGGATGTGAGTTTAGAGAAATTAACACTGCATGGACGATGCGTTGTCACTGCAATCGCCTTGGAAACCGTACAAGAAACATATCAATACTTTAAAGATTATGGATGGTATGCTGAGATGCTTGTCGTGAATATTGCAAGAAGCGTACCGCTGGCACAGTACCACCGTTATGAAGCCTTAAGTCCGATTCATATATTTACAGTCACAAAAGTCGAGAGGAACTGA
- a CDS encoding precorrin-8X methylmutase, which produces MRQMTTMGRQVEDESFFIIDHEAGPHNFSTDQWEVIRRVIHTTADFEFKDILKFHGRAIEVGITALENGCSIIVDVKMITAGLNQKRLDSYGCRVESYISDADVVDAAKINNSTRAIMSMQKAMRLGKLNGSVVAIGNAPTALIEIVRLIKEEGAKPALVIGVPVGFVNAVESKEQLLSLDVPYIISQGRKGGTTIVVSIIHALLLLSRKKEESCV; this is translated from the coding sequence ATGAGACAAATGACGACTATGGGTCGTCAAGTTGAAGATGAAAGTTTTTTCATTATTGACCACGAGGCAGGTCCGCATAATTTTAGTACAGATCAGTGGGAAGTCATCCGAAGGGTGATCCACACAACAGCAGACTTTGAGTTTAAGGATATCCTTAAGTTCCATGGCCGCGCTATTGAAGTCGGGATTACCGCGCTTGAAAACGGTTGCTCCATTATCGTTGATGTTAAGATGATTACTGCCGGATTGAATCAAAAAAGACTGGATTCTTACGGCTGCCGGGTAGAATCTTATATCTCTGATGCCGACGTGGTTGATGCGGCCAAGATCAATAATTCAACACGTGCAATAATGTCTATGCAAAAAGCGATGCGTTTAGGGAAACTTAACGGGTCAGTGGTTGCCATTGGTAATGCGCCTACGGCACTTATTGAAATAGTCAGGTTGATCAAAGAAGAAGGTGCAAAGCCGGCATTGGTTATCGGCGTCCCTGTCGGATTTGTTAATGCAGTTGAATCTAAAGAGCAGTTATTGTCTCTGGATGTCCCTTATATTATCAGTCAGGGTCGTAAGGGAGGGACGACTATTGTCGTCTCTATAATCCACGCACTCCTTTTATTATCACGCAAAAAGGAAGAGTCTTGCGTATGA
- a CDS encoding cobalt-precorrin-5B (C(1))-methyltransferase, with the protein MTLPARNKRGRRTGFTTGACAAASAKAATRYLVTGKKLSEIKTTLPNRKKVTFPLKRCEKRDGVVITSIIKDAGDDPDCTHGAEITTTVNLTEEEGITLINGEGVGKVTKPGLGLDIGAPSITPIPRKNIYEMVLEELSVKQYKGAQVIISVPDGAKRAKKTINERLGIINGISILGTTGIVKPYSTAAYKASLVQEINVAHAQGIRELVFTTGSRTEKFAMDFFPVFKEESFIQAGDFIGTALKSAARTSIKLIYIVGMIGKLSKMADGKMQTHVAGSEVNMDLLAKLAEEGGADSGTCEQIKGANTARHVIELIQEANIKEFGTNLCRLVARVTENYIQEQCRVFVYLFDFKGHLLAQFSEKENR; encoded by the coding sequence ATGACGCTGCCGGCACGGAATAAGAGAGGGCGTAGAACCGGATTTACCACGGGAGCCTGTGCAGCAGCAAGTGCAAAGGCGGCGACACGCTATCTGGTGACAGGGAAAAAATTATCGGAAATAAAAACCACATTGCCAAATCGCAAAAAGGTTACATTTCCTTTAAAGCGCTGTGAAAAAAGAGATGGTGTAGTTATCACCAGTATTATTAAAGATGCGGGGGATGATCCTGATTGCACACATGGCGCTGAAATTACGACAACAGTTAATTTAACAGAAGAAGAGGGAATTACTTTAATCAATGGAGAGGGTGTAGGTAAGGTTACGAAGCCGGGGTTAGGTTTGGATATTGGTGCTCCTTCAATTACACCTATACCGCGTAAAAACATCTATGAGATGGTCTTAGAAGAGCTTTCTGTTAAACAATACAAAGGGGCTCAGGTCATTATCAGTGTTCCCGATGGGGCAAAGCGAGCTAAGAAAACAATTAACGAACGATTGGGAATTATTAATGGAATATCCATACTGGGAACAACCGGAATCGTAAAACCTTATTCTACAGCTGCCTACAAGGCCAGTTTAGTTCAGGAAATTAATGTGGCGCACGCACAGGGGATCCGAGAACTTGTCTTTACAACGGGGAGCAGGACTGAAAAATTTGCCATGGATTTTTTTCCTGTTTTCAAGGAAGAGAGTTTTATTCAAGCCGGAGATTTTATTGGAACCGCTTTAAAAAGTGCTGCGCGTACATCTATTAAACTCATCTACATTGTCGGGATGATTGGCAAATTGTCAAAAATGGCGGACGGAAAGATGCAGACGCATGTGGCCGGTTCAGAAGTGAATATGGATTTATTAGCAAAACTTGCCGAAGAGGGTGGGGCTGATTCAGGTACATGCGAACAGATCAAAGGGGCCAATACAGCCAGGCATGTCATAGAGTTGATTCAGGAAGCAAATATTAAGGAGTTTGGAACAAATCTTTGCCGATTAGTGGCCAGGGTAACTGAAAACTATATTCAAGAACAATGCAGGGTCTTTGTTTATCTGTTTGATTTTAAGGGGCACTTATTAGCGCAGTTTTCAGAAAAGGAGAACCGTTAA
- a CDS encoding sirohydrochlorin chelatase, whose translation MPKNIVIVVGHGSRVQKSNDAFEHFVEQFARRAPDYDFRTAFVELAKPGLRDALHDALACAEEVSVLPLFLLTAEHIKHDIVDVVNETMDTFRDKKIYLSQAMGVDHKMVDLVNKRIVQVCAVHAIDTSDAAVLMIGRGSSDPDATSDFCKLVRLVTEKADYKRVGHGFIAMAKPSVEETLNHLIKEGYRSILLEPYLIFNGLLFQRLGVLVNRYAQNFPDLTIKLATTLGEDPLFFDLFEHRLREKSYDAAGTE comes from the coding sequence ATGCCTAAAAATATTGTTATTGTTGTGGGACACGGCAGCCGTGTTCAGAAATCCAATGATGCCTTTGAACATTTTGTAGAACAATTTGCCAGGAGGGCTCCCGATTATGATTTTAGAACCGCTTTTGTTGAGTTGGCAAAACCAGGTTTGAGGGATGCGCTCCATGATGCATTAGCTTGTGCCGAAGAGGTTTCGGTACTGCCCTTATTCTTATTAACGGCAGAACATATCAAGCATGATATTGTGGATGTTGTAAACGAGACCATGGACACTTTTAGAGATAAAAAAATTTATTTATCCCAAGCCATGGGGGTAGATCATAAAATGGTGGATTTAGTGAACAAAAGAATTGTCCAAGTATGTGCTGTGCATGCAATCGACACATCAGATGCTGCTGTTTTGATGATAGGCCGCGGATCCAGTGATCCAGATGCAACCAGTGATTTTTGTAAATTAGTACGACTGGTTACAGAAAAGGCAGATTACAAGCGAGTGGGTCACGGTTTTATTGCCATGGCAAAACCGTCTGTTGAAGAAACTCTTAATCACCTTATTAAAGAAGGTTACAGGTCTATTTTATTGGAACCTTATTTGATTTTTAACGGTTTATTGTTTCAACGACTTGGCGTGCTCGTCAATCGCTATGCACAGAATTTCCCTGATCTAACCATTAAACTGGCGACTACACTGGGAGAAGATCCTTTGTTTTTTGATCTTTTTGAACATCGCTTGAGAGAAAAATCATATGACGCTGCCGGCACGGAATAA